TTTAACCGTGTAATTAAGTAACCCTTCATCTACCGGCGAGGTTTCACCATAAAACTTATCGGTCCATCCGGCATAATATTCAAAAATATCTGCGCAGGTAGGAATGTCATCTGCCATGGATTCACTGAATAGTTTTCCGTTTGGCAGGGTTTCAAGTAAAGCGAGTTTTTCCGTGTTTTCGCGAATTAACTGTGCAATTTGTCGCAAAGCATGTGCTCGTTCGCTACGGCTTACTTTAGACCAACTTCCAGCCTCGTGACGTTCATTTGCAATTTTCGCCGCATGCGCTACCTGTTTTTCGTCAGCCATTGCAAACTGGCATAATTTTTCGCCATTTGCAGGATTAGTAACCGACCACTGTCCGCCCTTGCCAAGCACCCATTCACCATTGATATATTGCTGTTTAGGTTGTTGCAACCATTCACGCGCCCACGCAAGGGGAATTGTATTATTTGTCATAATGACCTCCAAGTTTAAAATGTTGGCTGAATTAATCAGGCATATTTGATGGGCAGATGGTAAGGCAATGCATGCGTTGGCACAAATGACATTAGCTAATAGCGCCCTGTATGAAACTCATTCGCTGCCGTTTGAATCAGCGAGGTAACGCAGCACTTGCGCCAGATCGCCGCCGCTTTCTTTGTAAATGCGCGAAGCATACGAATAACCCTTTTGTTGCTTTAGACGCATTAAAGCGGGAATCAACGTGTTGATATTGGCATGATTTCGTTCAATATCAGGCTCAATACCTTTGACGCAATGTTCCATGAAAGAACGGATACCATTTTCCAATGCATTAATAGCATCAAGCACATTATGCACAACAACCGTTTGCCATACATTTAAATCTAACTCTCCATGATCTTGCGTCATCTGCGCTGCATAGCATCGCCCACAGGCCTGCATGCAGCATTGCACCAGATATTCAGGGATCGTGGGGTTGATCTTACCCGGCATCGCCGACGACCCGGGCTGCACCGCGGGTAAATGCAACTCGCCAAATCCGGTTGATGGCCCTGAGGACATGAGGCGAAAATCTTTTGCAATTTTCAGCAATCCGCGAGCAAATAAATCCAGCCGGTTTGCAACCGAAACCAAATCATCATGATTTTGCGATGCATCAAACAAATTAGGGCTGTGTCTGTATTTATCGCAGCCCATCACCTGATGAATTGTATCAAGCACCAAAGCAAAAAACTCTGCTGAGCAATCGCCTTTACGGCCAATAATATTGCCGCCAAGATTAATATTATAAAGAGCTTCAATGTCTTGATTCAAACGTTCGCAATTGCGCTCTATAAGGCTAACATAACCGCTGAATAAATCGGCAAAGCTAATTTCTACAGCATCTTGCAGGCATGTGCGCGATATTTTTAAAACGCGCTGCCATTGCTCTGCCTGATGGCTCAACGCCGAAGATAATTCACACGCGGCTTCGTGCAGGCCACGCCATTTTCCAATCACCGCAAAATGACACGCTGTGCCTAGTGTATCACTAGTCGCATTGTTCAGGTTAATATGGTCGTTAGGGTGAATGGGAGTATAGCTACCCAATGGCTGCTGAAAATGCACTTTATTTGCCAGATTCGCCAGCACCTCATTGACATTCATATTGGTAGAAATGCCGCCGCCGCCATGGCAGGCATGCACCGGAAACTGCGCCGCTGGCAAATTGTCTGCCAATTGTGCAATTGTCTGGATAATGGCATCCGCTAAATCGGGTGCAAGCTCGCCAGTTCTTTTGTTTGTAACTGCGGCTATTTTTTTAACCGCCAACACGCCCTGTATCAGCTCAGGATATGCAGATAAGGGTTTTTCTCCATTAAGCGGGTAAAGTTCGACAGCCCGCTGAGTCTGCGCGCCATATAACGCATCTGCAGGAACAGATATAGAACCAATCAGGTCGGTTTCGGTGCGATAATCAGTCATAGTCACCCCGCAATAAAGCGTTCTTTATACCCACCGTATCAAAGCTGTTTCGCCGCCGCCATACAAACGAAAAAAACACCGAAGACCATGAGTAAAACTCACGCTTTGCATTGGCAGCCCCCTGGGCAACAAAATAATTGTTGTGCCAAAACCAGAAAAGACTGAGTATCCTTAGCATAACACAACCAGATTTATCAGTAGTTTTATGCGCATATTGCCTTCTTTAACCACGTTGAGAGTATTTGAAGCCGCAGGCAAAGAGCTGAAGTTTACCCAAGCGGCAAAACAGCTCCATGTGACCCAAGGCGCGGTTAGCCGCCAAATTAAACAACTGGAAGAATATCTGGGTGTGCCGCTTTTTGTGCGCTTGCATCATAAGCTAGAGCTAACGGATGCAGGGCGGCAACTGCTACTCAAACTTGAGCAATCGTTTAACCTGTTGGAAAGCGCGGTGGCTGAAATTCGCGACCCAAATCAAAGGCAGAAGCTTACGATTCTGGCGCCGCCCTCATTCACAGCGCGCTGGCTGGCAAGCCGTTTAGCAGACTTTAGACGGCTATATCCTGATATTGAGCTTTCTATTTACGACCATTTCAGCAGCCATGTAATGTTTGATTGCGAAGTGCGCTTTGGCATGACAGCAAAGCCACGCCACTTTAGCGAATTGCTGTTTTTAGAGCAGCATGTGCCTGTGTGCTCACCCGATATGAAAGACCGCGCCGCCCACTTGGAAAAAGAAAGCAACAATTTGCTGCATATCCGTCATGAAGGTGAAAAGCTTCCAATATGGGAAAACTGGCTTGCAGCCGCAGAGTTGAGCCACGCTGTGCAAGCTGACAGAGGCATGTCATTTAGCACATTGGATCAGGTAACACACGCGATTCGCGCCAGTTCTGGATTTGCTATTATCGATAAGCACATGATTGCGCAAGAGCTCAAAGATGCATCGCTGGTTCAGTTTAGCGACGTTGAAGTCACAGGCCCATATGGCTATTGGCTGGATATTCCCGCAGAGCGGCAGGGACTATCGAAAGTGATTCATTTCACCCGCTGGCTTCGCGAACAACAACGATAATCGTATTTGGCGCCGTGAAAATCAGGCAAAAGCTCCTTTTGCGGGGCGCGCAATGCGTGGAAGGCGCTTGCCTGCGGTGTAGTCCGAAATCACATCGCAGGGTGTATAATTACGCTCCAGCTCATAAATTTCATCATCGCTCAAAGTGGTTTCCATCGCCGCGATTGCACTGTTAAACTGCTCTTTTGTATCAGCTCCGACCAGCATAGATGATATTTCGGGTTTGCTTAACACCCATGCCTGAGCAATTTGCGCTGGGCATACATCGCGAGCATTGGCAACTTTAGCCACCGAAAGCGCAATGTCCTTAGAAACTTGATCATTATACATTTCGGCGGTAAAGAAATCGGTTTTACTACGGGCAGATTGTAAATCATTGGTTAACAGGCCACGAGCGAGGGGACTAAACACAGAAACTCCAATCCCCTGATCCATACAAAAAGGAATCATTTCGCGCTCTTCTTCGCGATAAGCGCAATTGAGCTGTAGCTGCATATTGATAGGACGTGGCCACCCATTTTTATCGCAAACCATCAAAATCTTTGCCAACTGGCCGGTGGTCATGGTCGATACGCCTATATATCGCGCCTTACCCGCCTGAACAATGTCGTTAAGCGCGCCCATAGTTTCTTCTACGGGGGTATCCACATCAAAGAAATGCAGCATGTAGATGTCTATATAATCCATTTTCATACGGGTGAGCGAGGCATTGATTGCATCAAAAATACGCTTGCGGGAATGGCCTTGGGCATTAATATCATCACTCATGGCATAGCCCACTTTTGTAGTGAGGATCATTCTGTCACGCTGGCCGATGCGCCGCAGCACATTACACACCACTTCTTCCCCTACTCCGGTAGAGTAGAAATCCGCCAAATCAATAAAATTCACTCCATTATCAATGGCATATTTTATAATGGGTTCGCTTTCACTTTCATCAAAAATCCACGGCTTCCATGCTTTGGAACCTATGTTCATTGTACCAAGGCAAAGACGGGATACTTTTAGACCAGATTGGCCGAGCCTTACATATTGCATGGGTTTTACCTGTAGTAACAGTTGTATTTTACAGACAATGCACCACGCTCATGCAAATGAAAAACCAATAAAAATCACTGTAGCATTACATAAGGTAATGCCATTGTAGTAGCCTGAGAATTTCTTCGGCTTGCAAAGTTATTTTTTATGCGGCACTTCATGTAAACTACGCAGCAAACACCATCCCTGCCACAGCATTATGAACAAGAAGGGTATTGCCCCTACCGCCACTAACGAGCGCAACATGCCCATGCCTTTGCCCGTAAGCAACGCTGCCAGCACCATGAGCGCAATAATCACCCCCCAAAACATGCGGTGACGTAGTGCCGGATGCGGATCGCCTCCAGTGGAATACATGCCTAGCACATACGTGCCACTATCGGCGCTGGTGACAAGGAAAATGAACACCAGCAGCACCGTAACTGTCTGTGTCAGCCCGGAAAGCGGCATTTGTTCGAGTAGCTGGAATGTAACCATCGAATAATCGACTGCACCTAAATCCGCTCCGCCAAGCTGCGCATGAATGCCTGCACCGCCTAAAATAGCGAACCACACAATCGAAAACACCGCCGGCACCAGCATTACGCCAACCAAAAACTCACGAATGGTACGCCCCTCGCTGATACGTGCAATAAACACGCCCACAAATGGCCCCCATGCCGTCCACCACAGAAAATACGTCAGCGTCCATGTTTTCGTCCAGTCATTACCCTCTGGCTCTGCGTGGCGCAGGTTAAAAGACATATCCACCAGATTCGACACATAGCTTCCCAAGCTACCAACAATGTTTTGCAGCAAAAATATCGTGGGGCCGCAAAACAGCACAAATAGCATTAACAGCACACAGACTATCATGTTCAGATCGGATAATGGTTTGATGCCCTTATTAATGCCACCCGAGGCCGACATCATGTAGCACGCTGCCAACACCGCCACCACCAGCGTATAAGACAGCGGCCCCGCTCCCAGACTACCGGACAACAGCTCTACACCACTGGATACTTGCAATACCCCTTGTCCAAGTGAGGCTACAACCCCAAACACAATCGAAAGCAAGGCAATCGTGTCAATGATATGTGCCGTGTTTTTGCTGCATCCCCCTTGCTCGCGCATAGGAGAACTCACCAGCAGCGGCTGATTCTTACGAAACGTAAAATAAGCCACCGCCAAGGCAGAAAAACCATAAATTGCCCAAGGATGCAGCGCCCAATGCAAATTTGTAATGGTAAGCGCATGCAGCGCTCCCTGCGGATCATCGGGGGCAAACCCATCGGGCGAGTGTATCATGTGTTGAATCGGCTCGGCGGTACCCCAAAACACTAAACCCGCCCCCATGCCAGCGGCAAACAACATTGATAGCCATGAAATTGTGCTGTATTGTGGAGGAACGCCATCCACCCCAAGCACCGTAGTGCCATGACGGCTGAAAATCAGAAAAACGCAAAGGATTAAAAACCCGCTGGAAGCCAGCAGAATCAACCAGTCAAAATTATCTAAAAAGCCGCGAGTATAGCCGCCTACCCATGATTCAAGCTGTTCGGGAAATAACAAGCCAAAGCAGACCACCACAACGGATACTGCATGAGGAAAAAATTGCATCACTTTATTAGACATGCGCCGCTCCTGTTTGGCTAAGCTTTTCAGGCATTATGGTTGTCCTCTGGGCGCACTGCAAGAAAAACTACACCCGTTATATTATGGAGCATTGCCATGATGCGGATATTTCCATCGTTCGGGTTTACCCCCCCGCTACGGGTTCACAACTACACTCCTAGCCATTCTTTGGGAGAAAGGTGGCTGAAAGACGACCAGAAAATGTTAGGGGTTTTAGCGGTGAATTAGCCTGTTTTTTGCCACTCCCATAGCAGCACTCCGCGATCTCAGAATCGCCGGAGTCGGGCAGACAGCGCCGTTGTAAGGTACTGTATTTTGACTAGTGAGAAGTCTGGAAGGGAATGGTGGTGTAGCGCCGCGAATGTCAGAACTAGACTCTAAATTCCCTGTTAACCCCTTTTTTACAGCGAAAATTCTGAAATTAACAGGGTAAATCACCTGCGTTGCTAACGACAGGCCGCTGCGAACGCCCGCATTTCCTTGCCTTTGACCAGCTAGTAGTCGTCCAGCAATAATTTGTAACAGGGAATTATCAGGGAATTCCCTCAATAGCGTTGGGCCAGAACATTGTTAATCCGGCTTATCCTTATCAAGGATATGACTATCCAGATGCTTCTGCACACGCTCGGTATCGCGTTTTGCTTGCTGTTTTTCTTGTTTGGTTCGCCCGTGAATGCGGCGATTCTCTGCCGCAGTTTTTTCTTTTTCGACGCGTGCCTTCTTCTTGCGTGTTTGATTAAGATTAATCACTTCGGCCATAATACGCTCCGCTTTTTGTTACTTCTCATCGTGATTTACCGTTTTGCAGACCCGCAATAAATACATCCACTACCTCATGAATCATAGAATCTGCCGCTTTCTGCTCTACCAACAGCGACAGCTTATCTACTCCCTGTAACACGCACAGACCATGAACGGATGCCCACAGCATACGGGCGGAAGCCCTGAGCTTATCGCGCTCTAAATGCGGCAGACATGCAGCCACCGCATTTTGCAGCGGCTCGAATATCTGCTCGACTTTCGCATGATACCAATCGGCGTCATCCCTGCCATCCGTAACTTGCAGGTTAAACAGCAATTGCCATTTAGCGCGGTGTGTTTGTGTGAATTGCATATAGCGCAGCGCCATGGCTTTGATGGCGCTTTTTGGTGATTCGTCTGTGCTATTCGTCGCGAGTGTCTCTGCCAGCAAATCAAGGGTTCGCGCGTTCATATGCAGATAAATGTCGCCCATCGAGGCGTAGAGGTTATAGATTGTACCGGGTGTGTAACCGATATCTTTAGCAATAGCACGCGCTGTAACGCCCTCCGCACCACGCGCCTCAACAAGCCGCCATGCAGAATCCAGAATCAACTCTTTAAGTTCATCGCGCGTATGATCATTTCTTCTGGCCATAAAAACTCCTTTAAAGCTGTAGGATACCCTAAAGTGAACACCGTTCAATATTTTTCTTGCCTGCATTCTCACTTTATGCGATATTAATTGAACATTGTTCACTATAAAATAGGAGGAACTGATATGATTCCTTTGAAAATAGCTGGCAGCGGCATATATCGCCCGCGCAACGCATTACTCTCCAGTGAGCTGGATGATAAAATTGGCCGCCCTACTGGATGGACGCAAGAACGTTTTGCAATAATCAGCCGCGCGATAGCAAGTGCAGATGAAACCAGCTCATTCATGGGTGCACAAGCCATTCGCTGCGCCATGAAGAATGCGGGTTGGAGTCTCGATGCGCCTGACGTTATCATTGGCGCATGTGGGGTGATGGAACAGCCCATTCCTTCTACCTCGGTATTGATTCAGCAAAAACTGGGCTTAGGCAAATCGGGTATTCCTACCTTTGATATAAACCTCACCTGCCTCTCGTTCCTTTTTGCACTAGATGTGGCCGCAATGGGCATATCTTGTGGCCGTTGGAAGCGCGTGGTCATCGTATCCAGCGACATTGCCTCTGCCGGACTGGATTACAACATGCCCGAAATTGCCAGTATCTTCGGAGATGGCGCGGCAGCCATCTGCATAGAGGCAACCACAGATCCATCGGGCGCAGGCATTTTGGCGCAAGGGTTCGAAACCTATGGCGACGGCCATCAACTGGCCACGTTACGCTCTGGCGGAACGCGCATTCGCATAGAAGACGGCTTCGATGCCATCAAAAAAGGCGCAAAATTCGAAATGGATACTTTCGGCATTTTCAAGGCTGCTGCAAAATGCCTTCCCAGGCTCATAGACCGCGTGCTTGCTGAAGCCGGGCATACGCGCGACAGCATCGATTTGATTGTGTGCCATCAAGCCAGCGCACCCGCAATAGGTCATGTACGGAAATTATTCAAAAGCGCCCCTAATCGCGTGGTTGATATTTTTGCGACCACAGGCAACCAAATCGCCACTTCCATTCCCACCGCGCTGTGCCATGCCTTGCACAATAATATGGCGAAATCCGGCGACCATGTGCTGCTGCTCGGCACCGCTGCCGGCGTGAGTGCCGGTGCCATGCTGCTGAGGATATGATATGAAACGCAATATACTCATCACAGGTGCAACGGGCGGGCTGGGCTTGGCTCTGACCAAACGCTTTTGCGATGCGGGCTACATCGTGACGGCCACTGGCCGAAACCGCTCCGCTGGCAAGCGGCTGGCAGATATGGGTGCCAATTTTATTGCAGCCGATTTACTGGATAATGGCGCTGCAGCAGCGCTTTGCGTACGTCAAAACAGCATCATCCATGCAGCCGCACTCTCTGATAACCAAGGCACGCCCTCGGCATTCAATCGCGCAAATATAGAGGCAACACAGAAACTGCTCGCCGCAGCCCAACAGGCCGGATGCGAGCGCTTCGTCTATATTTCTTCACCCTCGGTATATGCTTCGTTAACAGACCAGTTAGATATTACCGAACAGACGCCGGTAGCATCAGTGCCGCTGAATAATTATGCCCGCACAAAGCTGGCTGCGGAACGCCTGGTATTAGCCGCAAACTCCGCAGAATTTCGCACCATGGCTCTGCGTCCACACGCCATCATCGGGCCGGATGATCAGGTACTGCTGCCCAAAATGCTGAAGATGCTGGAATACGGCTTGCTGCCGCTGTTTCGCAACGGCAAAGCACTGGTGGAATTGACCGATGTGCGTGACGTGGCACAAGCCGTATGGCTGGCAGAACAGCGGATAGACGTAGTAGCAGGAAAGCCCGTCAACATCTCGGGCGGCTCGCCGCTGCCCATACGCGAACTGGCGGAAGGCATGGCGCAGGCTGCAAACAAACCGCTGCGTTTCGTGCCCGTACCAATGGCCATCGCCAAGCCGCTGGCACGCATAGGAGAATGGTGTGGCAGCCTAAGCGGCTATCGCTATGAACCCAAACTTACGCGCTATATCCTCAGCACGATGGCTTATGACAAAACCTTTGGCCTCAGCTTTGCAAAAGAAGCGCTGGGATACCTGCCGCAACACGATGCCTTTGCCACCTTGCTTGCAGAAACCCGCCGGAGGACATCATGAAGCGCTGCAGTTTTGAATGGATTGTCTGCGGCACATGTCACCACCCTGCCTATATGACCAATCGCAAGGCCAGTTTATGCCCTGTGGATTTCCCCTCCTTTGTTGGCATCATCCGTCACCCAAGTGCTGGGATTATTCTATTCGACACTGGCTACGACGCTGCTTTTTTCAAAGCCACCAACCGTTTTCCCGAAAAGCTCTATCGCTTGGCCACACCTGTGAGTCTGGGAGAGAATATCGTAGATGCGCTAGCGGCACGCGCCATCAAACCCGATGATGTCACCGCCGTCATCCTTTCGCATTTTCATGGCGATCACGTGGCGGGGCTGCATTGTTTCCCCAACGCTGCTATCTATTGCTCACACGCAGGGCTGCACCATCTGCAAGGCAAAAGCCGCTTTACGCTCTCGCGGCAGGGCATGTTGACCGCGCTCGTACCAACCGATATTCATGCCCGCGCGAAATTCTTTGAATCTGCCCCTGCGATTGCATTACCAACAGCATATGCTCCTTTCGACCGTGCAACCGACTTGTTGGGCGATGGGAGTTTACTGGCTGTCGAATTGCCCGGCCACTGTCCGGGGCATTGGGGGCTGGCATTGCGTCAGGAAAATGACCGACACCTGTTTCTGATTGGCGATGCGGTGTGGTCGATGGGTGCTATCGAACAGCTCATCCCGCCACCGCGCATCACCACCGCATGGCTCGGCAACACAAAACGCTACCGCCAGACGCTTAGCGCTTTAAACGACTGCCATCGCACAAACCCCGATTTACTGATGCTCCCCTCCCATTGCCCGCAGGCGGCACAACGTAGGGAGGGCAACAGCGAATGAAACAAGCCTATTTCACATGCGCCAGCTGGCTGCGCACTCGCAAGGCACAGGCCGAATCAGCACAGCAATTAACCACCCGCCGCGAAAAACTCTGGCAAGCGTTGCAGCCCGCCATTGCGCGCACACCCGCACTACAAGAATTTGCCAATACTCCCCTGCAAAACTTCCCTGTTTTTCTACCGCATCAATTACGCGAAGATATAGGGCAATGGAACAGCTGCGACATTGGCCATGCACAAGCACATGCCGCTGCCGAGGCTGCCGAAAAGGGCGAGGTTGCTCTGCTTGGTAATTGTATAAGCGCTGGATATTCCACTGGCACCAGTGGCGTACGCGGATTATTCATGGCCAGCCCCAAAGAACGCGCCATCTATCTGGGGCAGGCTTTGGCGAAGTTACTGCCATTACAATCGCTTTTTGGTGCGCGGGTTTTGCTGTTTCTGAGGGCAGATAATGCGCTTTACAGTGGTGGCCGCTTGTTTTCGCTTACTCATTGCTCCCTTACAGCCACCGCCGAAGAAAAACAGCGCATTGCCGAGCAAGTCAACCCCACCATACTGATTGCCCCGCCGCATGTGCTGGCCGAGCTATCGCGCCGCCAAACCCGATTGCCCGCGCTCAGGCATTGCTTCTATGGCGCAGAGCCAATGGGCGATGCGGAAGCACTCTGGATAACCCATGTGCTGGGCATTCGACCATTGCCGATTTATCAGGCAACCGAAGGATTCTTGGCCGCGCCCTGCCACCACGGCAGGCTGCACCTGAACGAAGACAGCATCACCATTGAATGGGAGGCGGTGAAAGGTACTTTGGGGCATCAAATCATCGTCACCGATCTGCAACGCCACACCCAGCCCATAGTGCGTGTGAAACTGGATGATTTTATCGAGCACGATTCCGCGCCCTGTCCTTGTGGCTTCGGCGGCAGTGTCATCCGCCCGATTGCAGGCAGGGTGCAAGACATCTGGCGCTTCGCGAAACAAACCGTCACGCCGCGCATGGTTACAAAATTATTGGAAGCCGAGCTGGGCGCTTCGGCAGAATGGAAAGCCATTGCATCGCCCGAAGGCATCCAGCTGTTGCTAAATAAGACCACGTCACACGATGCTGCACAACAGGCGGCAGCCACGCTTTCCCGCTTTGCAGCTGTGCACATGGCCGAGCTGCATGAGCCGCCTTATCCCAAACGCCGCCGCGTGGAATGGAGGGCATCATGAGCATACGCATTCTCATCACTGGCGCACGCTCCGCAGTCGCACTCGACATGGCACGCGAGTTCCACCGCGCCGGCTACGAAGTGCATATGGCCGATTGCAGCAGCGCCTTTATTGCCCGCTGGTCGAATGCGGTACATGCATTTCACCGCCATGCCTCCCCCGTAGCAAACCCCGATGGGTTCACAAAAGACATCAAAAACCTTGTCGCTAATGTGCAGCCCCATCGCGTCATTCCCACTTGCGAGGAAGCGTTTCATCTCGCAAAGCCAAGTCTGCACGAAAGTATTGGCTATTTACTGTTTGCTCCCGATGCCGCACAGCTAGCACTTTTGCACAATAAAAGTCGCTTCATGGCACTGTGCGAACAAGCCGGAATTGCTACTCCCGCAAGCCACATCCTCATTAGCCAAGAGGAAGTGCGCGCCTTTGAGTCGCCACAAGA
This window of the Alphaproteobacteria bacterium genome carries:
- a CDS encoding NAD(P)-dependent oxidoreductase, translated to MKRNILITGATGGLGLALTKRFCDAGYIVTATGRNRSAGKRLADMGANFIAADLLDNGAAAALCVRQNSIIHAAALSDNQGTPSAFNRANIEATQKLLAAAQQAGCERFVYISSPSVYASLTDQLDITEQTPVASVPLNNYARTKLAAERLVLAANSAEFRTMALRPHAIIGPDDQVLLPKMLKMLEYGLLPLFRNGKALVELTDVRDVAQAVWLAEQRIDVVAGKPVNISGGSPLPIRELAEGMAQAANKPLRFVPVPMAIAKPLARIGEWCGSLSGYRYEPKLTRYILSTMAYDKTFGLSFAKEALGYLPQHDAFATLLAETRRRTS
- a CDS encoding aldehyde dehydrogenase family protein, translated to MTNNTIPLAWAREWLQQPKQQYINGEWVLGKGGQWSVTNPANGEKLCQFAMADEKQVAHAAKIANERHEAGSWSKVSRSERAHALRQIAQLIRENTEKLALLETLPNGKLFSESMADDIPTCADIFEYYAGWTDKFYGETSPVDEGLLNYTVK
- a CDS encoding TetR/AcrR family transcriptional regulator translates to MARRNDHTRDELKELILDSAWRLVEARGAEGVTARAIAKDIGYTPGTIYNLYASMGDIYLHMNARTLDLLAETLATNSTDESPKSAIKAMALRYMQFTQTHRAKWQLLFNLQVTDGRDDADWYHAKVEQIFEPLQNAVAACLPHLERDKLRASARMLWASVHGLCVLQGVDKLSLLVEQKAADSMIHEVVDVFIAGLQNGKSR
- a CDS encoding LysR family transcriptional regulator is translated as MRILPSLTTLRVFEAAGKELKFTQAAKQLHVTQGAVSRQIKQLEEYLGVPLFVRLHHKLELTDAGRQLLLKLEQSFNLLESAVAEIRDPNQRQKLTILAPPSFTARWLASRLADFRRLYPDIELSIYDHFSSHVMFDCEVRFGMTAKPRHFSELLFLEQHVPVCSPDMKDRAAHLEKESNNLLHIRHEGEKLPIWENWLAAAELSHAVQADRGMSFSTLDQVTHAIRASSGFAIIDKHMIAQELKDASLVQFSDVEVTGPYGYWLDIPAERQGLSKVIHFTRWLREQQR
- a CDS encoding 3-oxoacyl-ACP synthase; translation: MIPLKIAGSGIYRPRNALLSSELDDKIGRPTGWTQERFAIISRAIASADETSSFMGAQAIRCAMKNAGWSLDAPDVIIGACGVMEQPIPSTSVLIQQKLGLGKSGIPTFDINLTCLSFLFALDVAAMGISCGRWKRVVIVSSDIASAGLDYNMPEIASIFGDGAAAICIEATTDPSGAGILAQGFETYGDGHQLATLRSGGTRIRIEDGFDAIKKGAKFEMDTFGIFKAAAKCLPRLIDRVLAEAGHTRDSIDLIVCHQASAPAIGHVRKLFKSAPNRVVDIFATTGNQIATSIPTALCHALHNNMAKSGDHVLLLGTAAGVSAGAMLLRI
- a CDS encoding DUF4169 family protein — protein: MAEVINLNQTRKKKARVEKEKTAAENRRIHGRTKQEKQQAKRDTERVQKHLDSHILDKDKPD
- a CDS encoding BCCT family transporter; amino-acid sequence: MSNKVMQFFPHAVSVVVVCFGLLFPEQLESWVGGYTRGFLDNFDWLILLASSGFLILCVFLIFSRHGTTVLGVDGVPPQYSTISWLSMLFAAGMGAGLVFWGTAEPIQHMIHSPDGFAPDDPQGALHALTITNLHWALHPWAIYGFSALAVAYFTFRKNQPLLVSSPMREQGGCSKNTAHIIDTIALLSIVFGVVASLGQGVLQVSSGVELLSGSLGAGPLSYTLVVAVLAACYMMSASGGINKGIKPLSDLNMIVCVLLMLFVLFCGPTIFLLQNIVGSLGSYVSNLVDMSFNLRHAEPEGNDWTKTWTLTYFLWWTAWGPFVGVFIARISEGRTIREFLVGVMLVPAVFSIVWFAILGGAGIHAQLGGADLGAVDYSMVTFQLLEQMPLSGLTQTVTVLLVFIFLVTSADSGTYVLGMYSTGGDPHPALRHRMFWGVIIALMVLAALLTGKGMGMLRSLVAVGAIPFLFIMLWQGWCLLRSLHEVPHKK
- a CDS encoding aldo/keto reductase translates to MQYVRLGQSGLKVSRLCLGTMNIGSKAWKPWIFDESESEPIIKYAIDNGVNFIDLADFYSTGVGEEVVCNVLRRIGQRDRMILTTKVGYAMSDDINAQGHSRKRIFDAINASLTRMKMDYIDIYMLHFFDVDTPVEETMGALNDIVQAGKARYIGVSTMTTGQLAKILMVCDKNGWPRPINMQLQLNCAYREEEREMIPFCMDQGIGVSVFSPLARGLLTNDLQSARSKTDFFTAEMYNDQVSKDIALSVAKVANARDVCPAQIAQAWVLSKPEISSMLVGADTKEQFNSAIAAMETTLSDDEIYELERNYTPCDVISDYTAGKRLPRIARPAKGAFA
- a CDS encoding aspartate ammonia-lyase produces the protein MTDYRTETDLIGSISVPADALYGAQTQRAVELYPLNGEKPLSAYPELIQGVLAVKKIAAVTNKRTGELAPDLADAIIQTIAQLADNLPAAQFPVHACHGGGGISTNMNVNEVLANLANKVHFQQPLGSYTPIHPNDHINLNNATSDTLGTACHFAVIGKWRGLHEAACELSSALSHQAEQWQRVLKISRTCLQDAVEISFADLFSGYVSLIERNCERLNQDIEALYNINLGGNIIGRKGDCSAEFFALVLDTIHQVMGCDKYRHSPNLFDASQNHDDLVSVANRLDLFARGLLKIAKDFRLMSSGPSTGFGELHLPAVQPGSSAMPGKINPTIPEYLVQCCMQACGRCYAAQMTQDHGELDLNVWQTVVVHNVLDAINALENGIRSFMEHCVKGIEPDIERNHANINTLIPALMRLKQQKGYSYASRIYKESGGDLAQVLRYLADSNGSE
- a CDS encoding MBL fold metallo-hydrolase, which codes for MKRCSFEWIVCGTCHHPAYMTNRKASLCPVDFPSFVGIIRHPSAGIILFDTGYDAAFFKATNRFPEKLYRLATPVSLGENIVDALAARAIKPDDVTAVILSHFHGDHVAGLHCFPNAAIYCSHAGLHHLQGKSRFTLSRQGMLTALVPTDIHARAKFFESAPAIALPTAYAPFDRATDLLGDGSLLAVELPGHCPGHWGLALRQENDRHLFLIGDAVWSMGAIEQLIPPPRITTAWLGNTKRYRQTLSALNDCHRTNPDLLMLPSHCPQAAQRREGNSE
- a CDS encoding cell division protein FtsA codes for the protein MKQAYFTCASWLRTRKAQAESAQQLTTRREKLWQALQPAIARTPALQEFANTPLQNFPVFLPHQLREDIGQWNSCDIGHAQAHAAAEAAEKGEVALLGNCISAGYSTGTSGVRGLFMASPKERAIYLGQALAKLLPLQSLFGARVLLFLRADNALYSGGRLFSLTHCSLTATAEEKQRIAEQVNPTILIAPPHVLAELSRRQTRLPALRHCFYGAEPMGDAEALWITHVLGIRPLPIYQATEGFLAAPCHHGRLHLNEDSITIEWEAVKGTLGHQIIVTDLQRHTQPIVRVKLDDFIEHDSAPCPCGFGGSVIRPIAGRVQDIWRFAKQTVTPRMVTKLLEAELGASAEWKAIASPEGIQLLLNKTTSHDAAQQAAATLSRFAAVHMAELHEPPYPKRRRVEWRAS